TGAAGCGGCAGATTCAGCTGTTCCAACGCGCTGGCGTCGTGGTTGGGCCGCATGGCGCCGGCTTCACGAACCTGGTTTATTCGCCCCCACGCACGGCGGTCTTCGAGATCACGCCGACTTGCCGCCCTGCCCTCTTCTTCCACTACCTGGCCGAGATCAACGAACAGCCGCACGCCGTCTACTTTGGCCAGCCGGCCGGACAACGTGGGAGCGACGCCAACATTCAAGTCGACGCCCAAGACGTACGCCGAAGCCTGAGCGAGTTCCTAGAAACGATCGGCAGCGACCGCCAACTAGCGGCCGCCTAGACGCTGGCTTCTTATCGCTGCGTCATCGCCTTCCACAACCGCGGCGGCGACATTGGCAACTGCGTCATGCGGACGCCGGTCGCTTGATAGATCGCATCGGCGATAGCGGCTGGCGGCGGCACGATCGGCGTTTCGCCAACGCCGCGAACCCCGAAGGGATGCGACGGATTGGGGACCTCGACGATGATCGCATCGATCATCGGCACGTCGAGACAAGTTGGAATGCGATAGTCGAGCAGCGACGCGTTTCGCATCTTGTGATCATCGCCATAGAAGTACTCTTCGTTGAGCGCCCAGCCGATGCCTTGCACGGCGCCTCCTTGCATCTGCCCTTCGACATAGCTGGGATGAATCGCCTTGCCGGCGTCTTGGATCGCCGTGTAGCGAAGGATCGTCACCTTCGCCGTGTCGGGATCGACTTCCACATCGACGATGTGCACGCCAAAGCCGTTGGTCGAGCCTTCCGGCGAAACCGAGGCCCGGCCGACGACCGGATCACCGGTCTCCGGCAACTTGGCGGCCAGCTGTTTGAAGGTTATCTGCTGATCGCCGAAGCGATAGAGGTCGCCGTCGACTTGCACCTCGATGGGGTCGCACTCCCACAGCATCGCAGCCCGGGCAGTAAGCTGCTCTAGCAGATCGAGCCCTACCTTGTGCGCCGCCATGCCGGTGGCGAAGGTGGTGCGGCTGCCGCCGGTGACGTCGGTGTAGCCCACGCTGTCGGTATCGACCACTTTCGGCAAGACGTCATGCGCCGCAATGCCCAGCGTTTCGGCCAGTTGCATCGCGATCGACGTGCGGGTGCCGCCAATGTCGGTCGAACCTTCCAGCAGATGCACCGTGCCGTCGGGATTGACCGACGCCGAGACGCTCGACTTCAACCCAATGTTAAACCAATAGCCGGCGCCGATGCCGCGACCGCGATTAGGGCCTTCCAGCGGCGTATTCCAATGGGCTGACTTCTCGACGGCGTCGAGACACTCCAGATACCCAATCCGCGGATAGACCGGGCCATCGACGCGTTTTACGCCTTCCTTGACGCCATTGATGCGGCGGATCTCGATGCGATCGAGCTTCAGCTCGGAGGCAAGTTCGTTTAGCGTCGACTCAAAGGCGAACGCCGCTTGGGTGGCGCCAGGCGCACGATACGCCTGCGTCTTCGGCTTGTTGACGCAGACGTCGTAGCCGTCGACGATCGCGTTGGGCAGCTCGACGCAGCTGAAGATGCACATCGCGCCGGGGCCGATCACGCCGCCGGGAAAGGCGCCCGCTTCGTACGCCAAATACGCCTGACCGGCGGTCAGCTTGCCATCCCTCGTCGCTCCGAGCTTGACCTTGATGTTTGAAGCCGGCGTCGGGCCGGTACCTTCGAACACCTCGTCACGCTGCATCGTCATCTTCACCGGGCGGCCGCACTTGCGACTTAGCATCGCCGCGACCGGCTCGAAGTAGACGGCGATCTTTCCGCCGAATCCGCCGCCAATCTCACACGGCGTAACGGTCACTTTCGAGATCGGCAGTTGCAGCAGTTCGGCCGTTTGATGCCGAGCGGTGAACGATCCTTGCGTCGACGTCCAGATCTTCAGGTGACCATCTTCGTTCCACAACGCGGTCGACACTTGCGGTTCGATGTAACCTTGGTGAACCGTCGCCGTTCGGTACTCGCGTTCGATGATCACGTCGGCGGCGGCGAAGCCGGCGTCAATGTCGCCCGTCTCAAAATGAACGTGGCGATCGATGTTGGTCGGTTGATCGCTCGGCTCTTCGAGCGTCTCGGTTTTCAGACCAGGATGCAAGATCGGCGCGTCGGCCTGCATCGCCTCGACGATGTCGGTCACCGCCGGCAAGATCTCGTAGTCGACGCGGATCGCGGCGATCGCCTCTTCGGCGACATGCACATCCCGGGCAGCGACGGCGGCGATGGCGTGCCCTTTGTACAACACCTTGTCGACCGCCAGGCAGTTCTGCGCCAGGTCGTGCAGGTTGACGGCGCCTTCCCCCAGATCAGCCACTTTGTCGATCAGATCGGGCCAATCTTGACCGGTCGCGATCGCGTAGACGCCGTTGATTTTTTCGGCGATCGACGTATCGATCGCTTTGATCCGGGCATGCGGATGCGGACTGCGGAGGATCTTGCCGTGGGCCATGCCCGACATTTGTACATCGGCTCCATAGATCGCCCGGCCGGTCACCTTGTCGGCGCCATCGTGACGCACGGGCCGCGTGCCCAGCACTTTATACTGTTTGTCGCTATAGGAAATGGGCGAGTTGTCGCTCATGTTTGCTCTCCTTCGGCGGCGGCTTGGACGGCGCGGACGATCTTGTCATATCCGGTACAGCGGCAGAGGTTGCCAGCCAACTGAAAACGAATCTCCTCTTCGCTGGGATGCGGAATCCGATCCAACAGCGCCTTGGTCGTCATCAGAAAGCCGGGCGTGCAGACGCCGCACTGCAGCGCCGCCCCTTCCAAAAAGCATTGCTGCAGCGGCTGTAGCTTGCCGCCGGCGGCGATCCCTTCGACCGTTTCGATCTCGGCGCCTTCCGCTTCGACCGCCAGCACCAGGCAACTGACGACCGGTTCGCCATCAAGCAGCACCGTGCATGCGCCGCAGTTGCCGTTGTTGCAGCCTTCTTTGGCGCCGGTCAATTGCAACCCGTCGCGGAGCGCCTCGAGCAGGCTCTGCCGCGGCTCGCACGCAAACTCGCGTTGTTCGCCATTGATCGTTGCGGTGATCAGCTGTTTCTTGGCCACGCTTCAAACCCCAGTCGTATGGAAGGTGAATGCTATTTGTTGGCGGCGGCTCGCTCGGCCGCAATCGTCAACGTCCGTCGCGATAAAACGCTGCACAGATGCTGGCGATACTCGACCGTTCCCCGCATGTCGTCGATCGGGCTGGCCGCTTGCTGCGCCAGTTCGCCCGCTATTGCGAATAGTTCTTCATTCGGCTCTTGGCCGACGAGCGATTCTTCGGCGGCGGATGCCCGAACGGCAGTCGGAGCGACGGCGCCCAACACGATCCGCGCCTTTTGAATCTTCCCCGCTTTGTCCAGTTCGAGATACGAGGCCGCATTGGCGACCGCGATATCCATCTCGTTGCGCGGAATGAAACGCTGATAGGCGGCGCCGCTTAATTTCGGATGCGGGGGAAAAATAATCGCCACCAACAACTCGCCCCGCGCCAAGACATTCTTGCAGACGCCGGTGCAGAACTCGGCGACCGGCATCTGCCGGCGTCCCGAATGCGTGGCGATCTCGGCGACGGCGTCATAAATCGCCAGCGGCGGGATCGAGTCGGCGGCCGGCGAAGCATTGCAAAGATTCCCCCCCACCGTTGCCCGCGATTGGATCTGCCAACCGCCGATGATCTTCACCGCATCGACGAGGGCGGAATAGTTCTGGGCAATCGCCGCTTCGCGATAAATGCGGCTGCAAGAGACTGCCGCGCCGAGGAAGAGTCCTCCTTCGGCCGTCATCGCCAGCTCATTTAATTCGGCAATTTTTTTGACGTCGACAACCAACGTCGCACGTCGCCGCCGCTCTCGCAATAAAACCAAAATATCGGTGCCGCCCGCCAGTACGACCGATTTTTGCGAGGGGTCCGACAGCAACCGCACGGCGTCGTTGGTGGAAATCGGTGCTGCGTAGTCGAAATCTTGCAAAGAAACTCTCCGAACAGACGGACATCGCTGCGAGTGGGAGGGCAGTCGCGAGTTGGTCGCGATTTCCTTGGCGGTCATTCTATCGCGATGGGCCTCGCTTTCCAACGTAGCTAGGAGCGATCCTCCCACGAAACCGATTGCTTGCGGCAGGCGAAACGCCCTACAATTGATTTGCCCGTCAATTTCGCTTGCAAAAGGAACCACTCAATCATGGCTACGATTACCGACTCCATCACGATCGCTGCGCCCCAAGTACGACATACGCAGTGCTTCATCGACGGCAAATGGGTTGACGCATCCAGCGGCAAGACCTTTGAAACGCTGAACCCCGCGACCGAGGAAGTGATCGCCGAGGTCGCTGAAGGGGACGCCGCCGACATCGACGCCGCCGTGAAGGCTGCCCGTCGCGCGTTTGATGGTGGCCCATGGCGAACGATGGACGCTCGCGATCGCGGGGCGTTGATCTACAAGCTGGCCGAACTGATCGAGCAAGAGAAAGAAGCGTTGGCCGCGCTCGAAACGCTCGACAACGGCAAGCCGATCAAAGACGCGCTCAACGCCGACTTGCCGCTGGTGATCGACTGCTTGAAGTACTACGCCGGCTGGGCCGATAAGATCCAAGGCGCCACGATTCCCATCCGCGGCGATTACTTCTGCTATACCCGCCGCGAGCCGGTCGGCGTCGTCGGGCAGATCATCCCCTGGAACTTCCCGATGCTGATGACCGCCTGGAAATGGGGACCGGCGCTCGCCTCGGGCTGCACGATCGTGATGAAACCGGCCGAGCAAACGCCGCTCACCTGTCTACGGATGGCGCAGCTGGCGAAAGAGGCCGGCATTCCGGATGGCGTCATCAACGTCGTGCCGGGCTTCGGTCCGACTGCCGGCGGTTCGCTGGTCGCCCACCCCGGCGTCGACAAGATCGCCTTTACCGGCGAACACACCACCGCCCAGATCATCATGAAGAGCGCCGCCGACACGATGAAGCGGGTGACGTTTGAATTGGGGGGCAAGAGCCCGAACGTCGTCTTCGCCGACGCCGATCTGGATGCGGCGATCGCCGGTTCGCACTTTGGCTTGTACTTCAACCAAGGCCAGTGCTGCACCGCCGGAAGCCGCGTCTTTGTCGAAGACTCGATCTACGACGAGTTCTGCAAACGGGTCGCCGGCATGAACCACGACCGCAAGCTGGGCAATCCGCTCGACATGGCGACCGAACAAGGTCCGCAAGTCGATCAGCGGCAGATGGAGAAGATCCTCAGCTACGTCGATCTCGGTAAGCAACAAGGCGCCAAGCTGTTGAGCGGCGGCAATCGATTTGGCGACAAAGGCTTCTATGTCGAGCCGACCCTCTTCGCCGACGTTACCGACGACATGAAGATCGCCACCGACGAAATCTTCGGCCCGGTCATGTCGGTTCTCCGTTTCAAAGACCAGGACGAGATCATCCAGCGGGCGAACAACACGTTCTATGGCCTGGCCGCGGCGGTTTGGACGCAAGACGTGAAGAAGGCGCATCGCTTCGCCGCCGAAGTGCGGGCCGGAACGGTCTGGGTCAACTGCTACGACGTCTTTGATACGGCGGCGCCGTTTGGCGGTTTCAAGATGTCTGGTCTTGGTCGCGAATTGGGAGCGGCCGGCCTGGACGCTTACCTGGAGAACAAGACGGTGACCGTCAATCTGGCGGAATAAGAAGACTGGCAGAGTAAGAAAAACGGCCAACTCGACCGGATCGCGCGCCGACGCGATCCGGTACGAGTAGGCACAGGCCAGTATGCGACGACTTAAATGCACAAAGCGTGCCACGTCGCAAGATTCTGACGGGCCTCCCGCTAGAGGCCCATTTTTCTCGGGCGAGCGTCACTTGCTCAATCAACGCCCAACCTCTTGGCGGCAATCCGAATGTCGTTTCGTTCGACAGGTGCGTCGATTCGAACGACCGGCAATTCGCCACCGTTTTGCTGTGACTTCCTACAGCGTGCAGTCTTCTCGTTCCGCTAAGAACGAGGGGCGAGGGGCCGAACCGCCGAACGGTTCGACCAGGCGATTCTCGACGCTGTTGTAGACGGGCGACATGGCGTATTCCTTTCTTGGCTGGTCGTTTCGATGTCAGGTCGCTTCGCCACAGCGCGGTCGATTGGCAGTCCGTTGATTTTCTCAACGGGCTGCTGGATCGCAGGGATGCGATCCCAAAATAGCGACGTATGTCGTTATTTTGCGAGCCGCGAAGAGCGATGCTCTGAGCCTAGCGAGGTTGAAAAATGCCCTCGTGGCAATACTGTTCGGCACGCCCAGTCGGCATAAACAGATTTGATCCCGCTTCGACCTCTTCACGCATTTTCGCCCCGCTGCTGGACCGTGCAAGCTGCCGTTCCGTTTTCCATCCGCGCAGCATCAACCGAGAGACCGCTTCGACGGCGGACTCCTTACTGCCTACTACGATTTTTTCTTCGNNNNNNNNNNNNNNNNNNNNNNNNNNNNNNNNNNNNNNNNNNNNNNNNNNNNNNNNNNNNNNNNNNNNNNNNNNNNNNNNNNNNNNNNNNNNNNNNNNNNNNNNNNNNNNNNNNNNNNNNNNNNNNNNNNNNNNNNNNNNNNNNNNNNNNNNNNNNNNNNNNNNNNNNNNNNNNNNNNNNNNNNNNNNNNNNNNNNNNNNNNNNNNNNNNNNNNNNNNNNNNNNNNNNNNNNNNNNNNNNNNNNNNNNNNNNNNNNNNNNNNNNNNNNNNNNNNNNNNNNNNNNNNNNNNNNNNNNNNNNNNNNNNNNNNNNNNNNNNNNNNNNNNNNNNNNNNNNNNNNNNNNNNNNNNNNNNNNNNNNNNNNNNNNNNNNNNNNNNNNNNNNNNNNNNNNNNNNNNNNNNNNNNNNNNNNNNNNNNNNNNNNNNNNNNNNNNNNNNNNNNNNNNNNNNNNNNNNNNNNNNNNNNNNNNNNNNNNNNNNNNNNNNNNNNNNNNNNNNNNNNNNNNNNNNNNNNNNNNNNNNNNNNNNNNNNNNNNNNNNNNNNNNNNNNNNNNNNNNNNNNNNNNNNNNNNNNNNNNNNNNNNNNNNNNNNNNNNNNNNNNNNNNNNNNNNNNNNNNNNNNNNNNNNNNNNNNNNNNNNNNNNNNNNNNNNNNNNNNNNNNNNNNNNNNNNNNNNNNNNNNNNNNNNNNNNNNNNNNNNNNNNNNNNNNNNNNNNNNNNNNNNNNNNNNNNNNNNNNNNNNNNNNNNNNNNNNNNNNNNNNNNNNNNNNNNNNNNNNNNNNNNNNNNNNNNNNNNNNNNNNNNNNNNNNNNNNNNNNNNNNNNNNNNNNNNNNNNNNNNNNNNNNNNNNNNNNNNNNNNNNNNNNNNNNNNNNNNNNNNNNNNNNNNNNNNNNNNNNNNNNNNNNNNNNNNNNNNNNNNNNNNNNNNNNNNNNNNNNNNNNNNNNNNNNNNNNNNNNNNNNNNNNNNNNNNNNNNNNNNNNNNNNNNNNNNNNNNNNNNNNNNNNNNNNNNNNNNNNNNNNNNNNNNNNNNNNNNNNNNNNNNNNNNNNNNNNNNNNNNNNNNNNNNNNNNNNNNNNNNNNNNNNNNNNNNNNNNNNNNNNNNNNNNNNNNNNNNNNNNNNNNNNNNNNNNNNNNNNNNNNNNNNNNNNNNNNNNNNNNNNNNNNNNNNNNNNNNNNNNNNNNNNNNNNNNNNNNNNNNNNNNNNNNNNNNNNNNNNNNNNNNNNNNNNNNNNNNNNNNNNNNNNNNNNNNNNNNNNNNNNNNNNNNNNNNNNNNNNNNNNNNNNNNNNNNNNNNNNNNNNNNNNNNNNNNNNNNNNNNNNNNNNNNNNNNNNNNNNNNNNNNNNNNNNNNNNNNNNNNNNNNNNNNNNNNNNNNNNNNNNNNNNNNNNNNNNNNNNNNNNNNNNNNNNNNNNNNNNNNNNNNNNNNNNNNNNNNNNNNNNNNNNNNNNNNNNNNNNNNNNNNNNNNNNNNNNNNNNNNNNNNNNNNNNCGATAAAATGTCACTGCATCCAAGGTTGAAACCAAGCTTCGCCCTGCCAATGTGGCACGGCGAAATGGAATTAATTTGAATGCGCAAATGGCGTGCCGAACGGTATTGCCACGAGGGCATTTTTCAACTGGCAGCTAGTCGACGCACGCTGGGTAAACGCCGTTTTCGTCGTGAACTTCGGTACCGACGACCGGCGGATTGAAGACGCAGACCATCCGCATGTCGACATCGGCCGACAAGAGATGCTTGTCATGCTTGTCGAGCGCATAGACGGTGCCGGCTTCGATCTCGTAGATTTCGCCCGAATCGACGATCTCGACGCGCCCCTTGCCTTCGATGCAGTAGACCGCTTCCAGGTGGTTCTGGTAGTGGATCGGCGTGGTGGTGCCAGCGCGAATGATGGTGTCGTGCAGCGAGAAGCCCATGCCATCTTTCTTCAGCAGCAGACGACGGCTGGTCCAGTTTTCCGAAACGACTTCCGATTCGGTCCCAATCACTTCATTCAGTTTTTTAACGAGCAAGGTAGAGCCTCTTCCAAAAGAAAGCGCGCCGCAGATTGCGGCGCGCGGTTGGTTGAAATTTCAGGAGAATCCGCGGCGAACCGCGACTAGTCGGCGGTCGCCAACGTGCGTCCCTTTTTGCCGTGAGCGGCGCCCAGGACTTCGCGGACCGAATCGACCAGGATCTTCAGCCCGTTGTCGAGCGCATCCTCGGCGATGGTCAGCGGCGGCAACGTCTTGACGAC
The genomic region above belongs to Blastopirellula retiformator and contains:
- a CDS encoding xanthine dehydrogenase family protein molybdopterin-binding subunit, whose amino-acid sequence is MSDNSPISYSDKQYKVLGTRPVRHDGADKVTGRAIYGADVQMSGMAHGKILRSPHPHARIKAIDTSIAEKINGVYAIATGQDWPDLIDKVADLGEGAVNLHDLAQNCLAVDKVLYKGHAIAAVAARDVHVAEEAIAAIRVDYEILPAVTDIVEAMQADAPILHPGLKTETLEEPSDQPTNIDRHVHFETGDIDAGFAAADVIIEREYRTATVHQGYIEPQVSTALWNEDGHLKIWTSTQGSFTARHQTAELLQLPISKVTVTPCEIGGGFGGKIAVYFEPVAAMLSRKCGRPVKMTMQRDEVFEGTGPTPASNIKVKLGATRDGKLTAGQAYLAYEAGAFPGGVIGPGAMCIFSCVELPNAIVDGYDVCVNKPKTQAYRAPGATQAAFAFESTLNELASELKLDRIEIRRINGVKEGVKRVDGPVYPRIGYLECLDAVEKSAHWNTPLEGPNRGRGIGAGYWFNIGLKSSVSASVNPDGTVHLLEGSTDIGGTRTSIAMQLAETLGIAAHDVLPKVVDTDSVGYTDVTGGSRTTFATGMAAHKVGLDLLEQLTARAAMLWECDPIEVQVDGDLYRFGDQQITFKQLAAKLPETGDPVVGRASVSPEGSTNGFGVHIVDVEVDPDTAKVTILRYTAIQDAGKAIHPSYVEGQMQGGAVQGIGWALNEEYFYGDDHKMRNASLLDYRIPTCLDVPMIDAIIVEVPNPSHPFGVRGVGETPIVPPPAAIADAIYQATGVRMTQLPMSPPRLWKAMTQR
- a CDS encoding (2Fe-2S)-binding protein produces the protein MAKKQLITATINGEQREFACEPRQSLLEALRDGLQLTGAKEGCNNGNCGACTVLLDGEPVVSCLVLAVEAEGAEIETVEGIAAGGKLQPLQQCFLEGAALQCGVCTPGFLMTTKALLDRIPHPSEEEIRFQLAGNLCRCTGYDKIVRAVQAAAEGEQT
- a CDS encoding FAD binding domain-containing protein, with the translated sequence MQDFDYAAPISTNDAVRLLSDPSQKSVVLAGGTDILVLLRERRRRATLVVDVKKIAELNELAMTAEGGLFLGAAVSCSRIYREAAIAQNYSALVDAVKIIGGWQIQSRATVGGNLCNASPAADSIPPLAIYDAVAEIATHSGRRQMPVAEFCTGVCKNVLARGELLVAIIFPPHPKLSGAAYQRFIPRNEMDIAVANAASYLELDKAGKIQKARIVLGAVAPTAVRASAAEESLVGQEPNEELFAIAGELAQQAASPIDDMRGTVEYRQHLCSVLSRRTLTIAAERAAANK
- a CDS encoding aldehyde dehydrogenase family protein — translated: MATITDSITIAAPQVRHTQCFIDGKWVDASSGKTFETLNPATEEVIAEVAEGDAADIDAAVKAARRAFDGGPWRTMDARDRGALIYKLAELIEQEKEALAALETLDNGKPIKDALNADLPLVIDCLKYYAGWADKIQGATIPIRGDYFCYTRREPVGVVGQIIPWNFPMLMTAWKWGPALASGCTIVMKPAEQTPLTCLRMAQLAKEAGIPDGVINVVPGFGPTAGGSLVAHPGVDKIAFTGEHTTAQIIMKSAADTMKRVTFELGGKSPNVVFADADLDAAIAGSHFGLYFNQGQCCTAGSRVFVEDSIYDEFCKRVAGMNHDRKLGNPLDMATEQGPQVDQRQMEKILSYVDLGKQQGAKLLSGGNRFGDKGFYVEPTLFADVTDDMKIATDEIFGPVMSVLRFKDQDEIIQRANNTFYGLAAAVWTQDVKKAHRFAAEVRAGTVWVNCYDVFDTAAPFGGFKMSGLGRELGAAGLDAYLENKTVTVNLAE
- a CDS encoding ectoine synthase, with product MLVKKLNEVIGTESEVVSENWTSRRLLLKKDGMGFSLHDTIIRAGTTTPIHYQNHLEAVYCIEGKGRVEIVDSGEIYEIEAGTVYALDKHDKHLLSADVDMRMVCVFNPPVVGTEVHDENGVYPACVD